One Idiomarina loihiensis L2TR genomic window carries:
- the purH gene encoding bifunctional phosphoribosylaminoimidazolecarboxamide formyltransferase/IMP cyclohydrolase — translation METRPIQRALISVSDKTGIVEFAQALAQKNIEILSTGGTAKLLRDSGIAVIDVSEHTGQEEIMGGRVKTLHPKVHGGILGRRDVDQGVMQEQNIAPIDMVVVNLYPFAETVAKEGCSLEDAIENIDIGGPTMVRAAAKNHKDVTIVVNASDYQRVLAELNEQNGVSHSTRFDLAVAAFEHTAQYDGMIANYLGKQLSENDFARTLNLQVSKKQDLRYGENSHQAAAFYAERNAPKGTVSSATQIQGKALSFNNIADTDAALECVKSFVEPACVIVKHANPCGVAIGESISDAYDRAFKTDPTSAFGGIIAFNRELDEATATAIVERQFVEVIIAPSVSESAKTAVAGKKNLRLLECGEWSDTVEQLDYKRVNGGLLVQDTDNQDFIQDDLKVVTEKQPTDAQMTDLLFCWKVAKFVKSNAIVYAKDGMTVGVGAGQMSRVYSAKIAGIKAADENLSVPGSVMASDAFFPFRDGIDAAAEAGITAIIQPGGSIRDEEIIAAANEHGIAMVFTGMRHFRH, via the coding sequence CGCGCTTTAATCAGTGTTTCTGATAAAACCGGTATTGTTGAATTCGCTCAAGCTTTGGCTCAAAAGAACATTGAAATTCTCTCTACTGGCGGTACAGCTAAACTACTCCGTGACTCAGGCATTGCCGTTATTGATGTTTCTGAACATACCGGTCAGGAAGAGATTATGGGCGGGCGGGTAAAGACACTGCACCCTAAGGTTCATGGCGGTATTTTAGGTCGCCGCGATGTCGACCAGGGTGTTATGCAGGAGCAAAACATCGCGCCTATCGATATGGTTGTCGTGAACCTGTATCCCTTTGCTGAAACGGTTGCCAAAGAAGGTTGCTCTCTGGAAGACGCTATTGAGAATATTGATATTGGCGGTCCAACTATGGTTCGTGCAGCAGCGAAAAACCACAAAGACGTGACTATTGTTGTGAATGCCAGTGACTACCAGCGCGTGCTCGCTGAGCTCAATGAGCAAAATGGGGTCAGCCACAGCACTCGCTTTGACTTAGCAGTAGCAGCATTTGAGCACACCGCTCAATATGATGGCATGATTGCAAATTACCTCGGCAAGCAGCTGAGCGAAAACGATTTTGCGCGCACGTTGAACCTGCAGGTATCAAAAAAGCAGGACCTACGCTACGGCGAGAACTCACATCAGGCAGCGGCATTTTACGCAGAGCGCAATGCACCAAAAGGGACAGTTTCCAGCGCGACTCAAATTCAGGGCAAAGCGTTGTCCTTTAACAATATTGCCGATACAGACGCGGCACTTGAGTGCGTAAAAAGCTTTGTTGAACCAGCCTGCGTTATTGTTAAGCACGCAAACCCTTGCGGTGTTGCAATAGGTGAATCTATTTCCGACGCTTATGACCGCGCCTTTAAAACCGACCCAACTTCCGCATTTGGTGGCATTATTGCTTTTAACCGCGAGCTGGATGAAGCAACCGCAACCGCTATTGTTGAGCGTCAGTTTGTGGAAGTTATTATCGCTCCGAGCGTCAGTGAAAGCGCCAAGACAGCTGTTGCCGGCAAAAAGAACCTTCGCTTACTGGAATGCGGTGAATGGTCAGATACGGTTGAACAGCTGGATTATAAGCGCGTCAACGGTGGCTTATTAGTACAGGACACGGATAACCAGGACTTCATTCAGGATGACCTGAAAGTGGTTACAGAAAAACAGCCAACAGATGCGCAAATGACCGACTTATTGTTTTGCTGGAAAGTGGCTAAGTTTGTTAAGTCTAATGCCATTGTTTATGCCAAAGACGGTATGACCGTCGGTGTTGGTGCAGGCCAGATGAGCCGGGTTTATAGTGCCAAAATCGCTGGTATTAAAGCCGCTGATGAAAACCTCAGCGTACCAGGTTCGGTCATGGCGTCGGATGCTTTCTTCCCGTTCCGCGATGGTATAGATGCAGCAGCTGAAGCAGGCATCACCGCTATTATTCAGCCAGGCGGTTCCATTCGCGATGAAGAAATCATTGCTGCCGCCAATGAACACGGTATCGCGATGGTCTTTACCGGCATGAGACATTTCCGTCACTAA
- a CDS encoding class I SAM-dependent methyltransferase has translation MKKIITSVSAIALASVLGACSPAPEADSLQTAVDHESRTDKYQARDEFRHPQETLEFFELEPNMTVVEIWPGGGWYTEILAPYLADEGQLYAAHFPEDSGSDYYQRSLEKFKEKLTTNPVYGNVNLTEFAPGSDSEIAPARSADRVLTFRNLHNWYMQEGEEGVVQAFRQFYQTLKPNGMLGIVDHRLPESKEAEAFKDSGYVKESWVIDLAEQAGFEFVASAEINANPKDTADHPKGVWTLPPTLTLGDEDKEKYEAIGESDRFTLKFRKPVTD, from the coding sequence ATGAAAAAAATAATAACTTCTGTTTCCGCCATTGCACTAGCAAGCGTCCTTGGCGCCTGCTCGCCGGCTCCTGAAGCCGACTCTTTGCAAACTGCTGTTGACCATGAATCACGTACTGACAAGTATCAGGCTCGTGACGAGTTCCGCCATCCCCAAGAAACGTTAGAGTTCTTCGAATTAGAGCCAAATATGACGGTCGTTGAAATTTGGCCGGGCGGCGGTTGGTATACCGAAATACTGGCACCTTACCTTGCCGACGAAGGACAGCTTTACGCTGCACATTTTCCTGAAGATTCAGGAAGCGATTATTACCAGCGTTCACTGGAAAAATTCAAAGAAAAATTAACCACCAACCCGGTTTATGGGAATGTAAATTTAACTGAATTTGCCCCGGGTTCTGATAGCGAAATTGCACCGGCAAGAAGTGCCGATAGAGTCCTCACTTTCCGCAACCTTCATAACTGGTATATGCAAGAAGGTGAAGAAGGCGTAGTGCAGGCATTCCGTCAGTTTTATCAAACACTAAAACCCAATGGCATGCTGGGTATCGTTGACCACCGTCTGCCTGAGTCGAAAGAGGCTGAAGCATTCAAAGATTCGGGTTATGTAAAAGAAAGCTGGGTCATAGACTTAGCCGAGCAAGCAGGCTTTGAGTTTGTCGCCAGTGCCGAAATCAACGCAAACCCGAAAGATACAGCCGACCACCCTAAAGGCGTATGGACTTTACCTCCAACCCTAACTCTGGGTGATGAAGATAAAGAAAAATATGAAGCCATTGGTGAAAGCGATCGTTTCACCCTGAAGTTTCGCAAACCCGTTACAGACTAA
- the purD gene encoding phosphoribosylamine--glycine ligase encodes MKVLVVGGGGREHALAWKAAQSNQVDCVYVAPGNAGTEREPNLTNVAIGAEDIESLLNFAKSEDIELTIVGPEAPLVAGIVDRFNEAGLAAFGPTAKAAQLEGSKAFSKDFLQRHNIPTADYQNFTEVEPAKAYVAEKGLPIVIKADGLAAGKGVIIAESQEQADAAIDDMLAGNRFGDAGHRVVIEEFLRGEEASFIVMVDGKHAIPFASSQDHKARDNGDKGPNTGGMGAYSPAPVVSPAIHDWVMRHVIKPTVDGMAAEGAPYKGFLYAGLMIAEDGTSKVLEYNCRFGDPETQPIMMRLKSDLVELCLQAIDGKLNQAPINFDERAAVGVVMAAGGYPESYAKGDIIHGLPDHSPENQKVFHAGTKMDNGKVVTSGGRVLCCTALGDTVTEAQKLAYQLVDQVSWNNVYYRTDIAHRAINREG; translated from the coding sequence ATGAAAGTATTGGTCGTTGGCGGCGGAGGCCGTGAACACGCTCTGGCGTGGAAAGCAGCACAATCAAACCAAGTTGACTGCGTTTATGTTGCACCCGGTAATGCAGGTACAGAGCGTGAGCCAAACCTGACGAATGTTGCTATTGGTGCTGAGGACATTGAGAGTTTGCTCAATTTTGCTAAAAGCGAAGACATTGAACTGACTATCGTTGGCCCTGAAGCACCGCTCGTTGCCGGTATTGTTGATCGCTTTAACGAAGCCGGACTGGCAGCCTTTGGCCCAACCGCAAAGGCTGCACAGTTAGAAGGCTCTAAAGCCTTCAGCAAAGACTTTTTGCAGCGTCACAACATACCCACCGCCGACTACCAAAACTTTACCGAGGTTGAGCCTGCTAAAGCTTATGTCGCTGAAAAAGGTCTTCCTATTGTCATTAAGGCCGACGGACTTGCCGCTGGCAAAGGCGTTATTATTGCCGAAAGTCAGGAACAGGCAGATGCCGCTATCGACGACATGCTGGCCGGTAACCGTTTCGGCGATGCCGGGCATCGCGTGGTTATCGAAGAGTTTTTACGTGGCGAGGAAGCCTCCTTTATCGTAATGGTTGACGGTAAACATGCCATACCTTTTGCCTCAAGCCAGGACCATAAGGCTCGCGACAACGGCGACAAAGGCCCAAATACTGGTGGTATGGGTGCTTACTCACCGGCTCCGGTGGTTTCTCCGGCCATCCATGACTGGGTTATGCGTCATGTCATTAAGCCCACAGTAGACGGAATGGCTGCAGAAGGAGCACCTTACAAAGGCTTCCTGTACGCGGGTTTAATGATAGCCGAAGATGGCACCTCCAAAGTTCTGGAATACAACTGTCGCTTTGGTGACCCGGAAACTCAACCCATTATGATGCGCCTGAAGTCTGACTTGGTAGAACTTTGCCTCCAGGCAATTGATGGTAAGCTCAATCAGGCGCCTATCAACTTTGACGAACGTGCTGCAGTTGGTGTGGTTATGGCCGCTGGCGGATACCCTGAAAGCTATGCAAAAGGTGACATCATTCACGGCTTGCCGGATCACTCACCTGAAAACCAGAAAGTATTCCACGCCGGTACTAAAATGGATAACGGTAAAGTGGTCACTAGTGGTGGTCGAGTTTTGTGTTGTACGGCTTTGGGTGACACTGTTACAGAAGCACAAAAACTAGCATATCAACTGGTTGATCAAGTGAGCTGGAATAACGTCTATTACCGTACTGATATCGCTCACCGCGCAATAAACCGCGAAGGCTAA
- a CDS encoding bifunctional diguanylate cyclase/phosphodiesterase → MSGSDLTKELLSLIQDKQLYPLFQPVMDTSRGIVIGHEALIRGPKGHPLEFPDRLFSLASQAQLLSELELACRSAAMEAFQKNAMQGKLFLNVNPNVLQDDSHPHGSTLRLSQQFGIAPEQIVIEISERYPIEDTKNLKHAIIHYQKLGFMIAIDDLGAGYSGLKLWSELRPDYVKIDRYFIHSIEKSSVKREFVQSILSLATSLRTKVVVEGIETPDELEQLQVMGVNYCQGFLLGRPAPYPVLEVPSSLLLPHHHVALNYQSTIASVVDTIHCVSAHTRSSEVLDTFTQDKTLSSLPVIHEKKVAGIIRREKIMEFFSGSYGHALYANKPVSYIMDEHPLSVDWQTSLEEVSQLITDNDEVDIYQHIIVTKSDVYYGVASIKNLLRRITELKVNNARHANPLTQLPGNVAINQIIEEQLSRVRSFHVAYFDLNHFKPYNDIYGYEQGDQIIKWLAQILQKQLFRHGHFIGHIGGDDFVAIFKDIDKEQTEEQCNKIIRDFEQDITRFYHQEHIDLGGIKALSRNGTPVFYPLLGLAIGVVQPDPSECLSHHDVALLASEAKKEAKQSDGSRCYMCHRQKPRRLRQISPQQ, encoded by the coding sequence ATGTCAGGGTCTGATTTAACTAAAGAGCTGCTTAGCCTTATTCAGGACAAACAGCTTTATCCTCTATTCCAGCCCGTTATGGACACTTCCCGTGGAATTGTTATTGGCCACGAAGCTCTTATTCGCGGGCCTAAAGGACATCCACTTGAATTCCCGGATCGCCTATTTTCTCTCGCCAGCCAGGCACAGTTACTGTCTGAACTGGAACTAGCCTGTCGCTCGGCAGCTATGGAAGCGTTTCAAAAAAACGCTATGCAGGGAAAGCTGTTTCTTAACGTAAACCCTAACGTGTTGCAGGACGACAGCCACCCTCATGGCTCAACGTTACGCTTGTCTCAGCAATTCGGCATAGCGCCGGAACAAATCGTTATCGAAATTTCAGAGCGCTATCCAATTGAAGACACCAAGAACTTAAAACACGCCATTATTCACTATCAAAAACTGGGGTTTATGATAGCAATTGATGACTTAGGTGCCGGCTATTCAGGTCTGAAACTCTGGTCAGAATTACGTCCTGACTATGTGAAAATTGATCGATACTTTATTCATTCTATTGAAAAGTCCTCTGTAAAAAGAGAATTTGTACAAAGTATCTTATCGCTAGCCACCAGTTTGCGCACAAAAGTTGTCGTGGAAGGCATTGAAACGCCAGATGAGCTTGAACAACTGCAGGTTATGGGCGTTAATTATTGTCAGGGCTTCCTGCTTGGCAGGCCCGCGCCTTATCCGGTGTTGGAGGTTCCGTCCTCACTACTGTTACCGCATCATCATGTTGCATTAAACTACCAAAGTACTATCGCCAGTGTGGTCGATACCATTCATTGCGTATCAGCTCATACGCGCTCATCTGAAGTACTAGATACCTTTACACAAGACAAAACCTTATCTTCACTGCCCGTTATTCATGAGAAGAAAGTCGCCGGAATTATTCGCAGAGAAAAAATTATGGAGTTCTTTTCCGGTTCCTACGGTCATGCACTTTATGCCAACAAACCGGTTTCTTACATAATGGACGAGCACCCTCTTTCCGTTGACTGGCAAACGTCGCTGGAAGAAGTGAGCCAGCTTATTACCGATAACGACGAAGTCGATATTTATCAGCACATTATTGTGACTAAAAGCGATGTTTACTACGGTGTGGCATCCATTAAAAACCTATTACGCAGAATCACCGAATTAAAAGTTAACAATGCACGACATGCTAACCCCCTAACCCAACTGCCGGGCAACGTTGCCATTAACCAAATTATTGAAGAACAACTTTCCCGAGTGCGATCATTTCACGTCGCCTACTTTGATCTGAACCATTTCAAGCCCTATAACGACATTTATGGGTACGAACAAGGCGACCAAATTATTAAATGGCTGGCGCAGATACTGCAAAAGCAACTATTCAGGCATGGTCATTTCATTGGCCACATTGGCGGGGACGACTTTGTGGCCATTTTCAAAGACATAGATAAAGAACAAACCGAAGAGCAATGTAATAAAATTATCAGAGACTTTGAGCAGGATATTACCCGATTTTATCATCAGGAACACATTGATTTAGGAGGCATAAAAGCGCTATCCCGAAACGGTACGCCGGTTTTCTATCCTTTACTGGGCCTTGCTATAGGAGTTGTTCAGCCTGATCCTTCCGAGTGTTTATCGCATCACGATGTCGCACTGCTGGCCAGTGAAGCCAAAAAAGAAGCGAAACAATCTGACGGCAGCCGTTGCTACATGTGCCACCGCCAAAAACCCAGACGTTTACGCCAAATCAGTCCTCAACAATAA
- the maoP gene encoding DUF413 domain-containing protein: MTKMTRESLLKKPFNDFRNYPYGFSRSGDFSIRESDALTHYGCLITAMLNGEFKPTLKEDIELLAACKGEQAPVSTVEKVWAKYQARIHRPKVASMYGRGKFADDTFSSASDTEDDLIVED, translated from the coding sequence ATGACCAAGATGACCCGTGAATCACTGTTAAAGAAACCGTTTAACGATTTCCGCAACTATCCTTATGGCTTTTCACGCTCTGGCGACTTTTCAATTCGTGAAAGCGATGCATTGACTCATTATGGTTGTTTGATTACAGCCATGCTGAACGGTGAATTTAAGCCGACGTTAAAAGAAGACATTGAATTACTGGCCGCGTGCAAAGGTGAGCAAGCTCCGGTAAGTACTGTAGAAAAGGTTTGGGCCAAGTATCAGGCACGAATTCATCGCCCTAAAGTTGCCAGTATGTATGGTCGGGGGAAATTTGCTGATGACACTTTCAGTTCAGCCTCGGACACGGAAGACGATCTTATTGTTGAGGACTGA
- a CDS encoding DUF4382 domain-containing protein: MNKLMLTTLATATLGLAACGGSDSNDTNDFAQFSLGISDAPVDNAESVVACFNAIELTGNGNSPRTFTVGEDIEAPEENDLCTNEEGQPIANTIGINLLEFTGNDSMMFLEDAEIAAGQYGQLRLVMADGSYIMTDTNGDGEAEKVSIQVPSNELKLDGFIADAGGNLNFTVEFDLRNSMTNPVGQSHYILKPRGVRLVDNSAVGHLKGTVAEGALLFNDTCTVAPENTDEPVAYVYLYEGSDLDEATLADNGGSEENTPYASTAVYFDDVNTYDFSLGFIAAGDYTAALTCNGDDDPEADDEINFLFAENVSIEASSEPQELEFVGAASE, encoded by the coding sequence ATGAATAAGTTAATGTTAACAACTCTGGCTACCGCTACATTAGGTCTGGCTGCATGCGGAGGATCAGATAGTAATGACACTAACGATTTCGCTCAGTTCTCTTTAGGTATCAGTGACGCCCCTGTCGACAATGCAGAGTCCGTTGTCGCCTGCTTTAACGCCATTGAGCTTACGGGGAATGGCAACTCTCCCCGCACTTTCACAGTTGGTGAAGATATCGAGGCTCCTGAAGAAAATGATCTTTGTACTAATGAGGAAGGCCAGCCCATAGCCAACACCATAGGTATTAACTTATTAGAATTCACCGGCAACGATTCAATGATGTTTCTGGAAGATGCTGAAATAGCAGCCGGGCAATACGGTCAACTAAGACTGGTTATGGCGGATGGCTCATACATTATGACCGACACAAATGGTGACGGCGAAGCCGAGAAGGTGAGTATTCAAGTCCCTTCTAACGAACTTAAACTGGACGGCTTTATTGCCGATGCCGGTGGCAACCTTAACTTTACTGTCGAGTTTGACTTACGCAACTCAATGACAAATCCGGTAGGTCAAAGCCACTATATTCTTAAACCCAGAGGCGTTCGTTTAGTTGATAATTCTGCGGTCGGACACCTGAAAGGAACCGTAGCTGAAGGCGCACTGCTGTTTAACGACACTTGCACCGTGGCACCGGAAAACACAGATGAGCCAGTAGCTTACGTGTATTTATACGAAGGCAGTGATCTCGACGAAGCAACTCTGGCTGATAACGGCGGTTCGGAAGAAAATACGCCGTATGCCAGCACAGCGGTTTACTTTGATGACGTTAATACCTACGACTTTTCGCTTGGGTTTATTGCCGCAGGAGACTACACAGCCGCGCTAACCTGTAACGGTGACGACGACCCTGAAGCCGATGACGAAATTAATTTCCTATTTGCTGAAAATGTCAGTATTGAAGCGTCCAGCGAACCACAAGAACTGGAGTTTGTTGGTGCCGCCAGCGAGTAA
- a CDS encoding Nramp family divalent metal transporter has translation MLKLSNFGPGALVAAAFIGPGTVVTASLAGANFGYALLWALLFSVVACVILQEMSARIGLVTQAGLGENIRNNLTSGWLRWLALLLIFSAIAIGNSVYQGGNLSGASLGASELLGPVPVLDVWLSNAWALIIGIIALLILWSGNARVIERALIVMVLLMSVAFIGTFLLTDPDWGAVFNGTFGFSMPTGATLTVVALIGTTVVPYNIFLHASSVSKKWKTAEELPAARRDLFLSIPFGGLISMAIVATAASAFFGQQVEIESAGDLAESLRPLFGDGATYLMAIGLFAAGISSATTAPLASAYALCGIMGWSVNLRSRAFRIIWFTILVIGIIISSVGIKPVTVIWFAQVANGILLPIIVGFLWWLCQSPLLGKYRNSLLQNILAAIIFLISVVLSGRSLGSAFGFW, from the coding sequence ATGTTGAAACTGTCTAACTTTGGCCCAGGCGCCCTGGTCGCTGCGGCTTTTATTGGTCCGGGTACGGTAGTTACTGCTTCACTAGCTGGTGCTAATTTTGGTTATGCATTGCTGTGGGCATTGCTGTTTTCCGTTGTCGCCTGTGTCATTTTGCAGGAAATGTCTGCCCGTATTGGGTTAGTCACTCAAGCTGGTCTGGGCGAGAATATTCGTAATAACTTAACCTCTGGCTGGCTTCGGTGGCTGGCGCTGTTGCTCATTTTTAGTGCTATTGCTATTGGCAATAGTGTCTATCAGGGGGGCAACCTTTCCGGGGCAAGCCTGGGTGCCAGCGAACTGCTTGGACCGGTACCTGTACTTGATGTCTGGCTGAGTAATGCCTGGGCGCTTATTATTGGTATTATTGCGCTATTAATACTTTGGTCTGGTAATGCGCGGGTGATAGAACGAGCTCTTATCGTTATGGTGCTGTTAATGAGCGTGGCTTTTATCGGCACGTTTCTATTAACAGACCCTGACTGGGGGGCGGTATTCAATGGTACCTTTGGTTTTTCCATGCCTACCGGAGCGACTTTAACAGTTGTGGCTTTAATTGGCACAACTGTGGTTCCTTATAATATTTTCCTGCATGCATCCAGTGTTTCAAAAAAGTGGAAAACGGCAGAAGAATTGCCAGCCGCGCGGCGTGACCTTTTTCTCTCTATTCCTTTTGGCGGCCTTATTTCTATGGCCATTGTGGCTACAGCTGCTTCGGCCTTTTTTGGTCAGCAAGTTGAGATAGAGAGTGCTGGTGACTTGGCTGAATCTTTAAGACCATTGTTTGGAGACGGAGCCACTTATTTAATGGCAATAGGGTTGTTTGCGGCGGGTATTTCGTCGGCAACAACCGCGCCTTTAGCTAGTGCTTATGCGCTTTGTGGAATTATGGGCTGGTCCGTTAATTTACGCAGCAGAGCTTTTCGGATTATCTGGTTCACGATTCTGGTAATTGGCATTATTATTTCCAGCGTTGGTATTAAGCCCGTAACTGTTATCTGGTTTGCACAGGTGGCTAATGGCATCTTGTTGCCCATAATAGTCGGATTTCTCTGGTGGCTTTGTCAAAGTCCTCTGTTGGGAAAATATCGCAACTCACTGCTGCAAAATATTTTAGCCGCAATTATTTTTCTGATTTCTGTAGTGCTGAGTGGCAGAAGTCTTGGTTCCGCTTTTGGATTTTGGTAG
- a CDS encoding GNAT family N-acetyltransferase yields MTKTKLDWSKILKSGQRIFIGSHAAVPTALIDDLIENSKNLHDIEIVQLMTLSDNKWAGPQYQQLFKVNTFFIGGDTVRTAVNEGRADYTPSFISDIPNLFSNGILPLDAALIMVSPADKYGYHSMGVSVDVVAAAAKSANTVIAQVNPNMPVTYGQSFLHTNQIHHFWEHAAPLPELPPPSLENNKIIERIGQYIALLVENGATLQIGVGTICAAALRYLSNHKDLGIHSELITDDVMHLMLKGVINNRKKTFHPNKIVTSFCMGSKALYDFVDHNPHVGFYPSEYVNSPANVARNDKLVAINSAIEVDLTGQIVSDSIGHQFYSGIGGQVDFSRGASLSKGGKPVIALPSTTEDGKVSRIVPFIREGAGVVTTRGHVHYVVTEFGVASLRGKSIRERALELIRVAHPKFRSHLLQEVRKHYWVPNYQQQTPVDVPELGDIGFKKLKINNESFDLRPLYPSDERRLQEFFYSHTKETLQLRYNAVPTNMTREKSCNLVSVDQSRDLALCIVRQKGSAVQIQAVGRYYFIESQNSCEVAFVTREKYQGRGMAGMLLDEMIRIAKERKLDSMQAYVLAANKPMLSVFERGGFKRLPSEEPGEVLLKLELNEDAD; encoded by the coding sequence ATGACAAAGACAAAATTAGACTGGTCAAAAATACTGAAATCCGGGCAGAGGATCTTTATAGGTTCTCACGCGGCGGTGCCTACGGCCCTTATTGATGACCTGATAGAAAATTCGAAAAACCTGCACGATATTGAAATTGTGCAGTTAATGACGCTGTCTGATAACAAATGGGCAGGTCCGCAGTATCAGCAACTCTTTAAGGTAAACACCTTTTTTATTGGTGGGGATACAGTACGAACTGCGGTTAACGAAGGACGCGCAGATTACACTCCCAGCTTTATTTCCGACATTCCTAATTTATTCAGTAACGGAATTCTGCCGCTGGATGCGGCCTTAATTATGGTCAGCCCCGCCGACAAGTACGGTTACCATTCTATGGGCGTGTCGGTTGATGTGGTTGCCGCGGCAGCTAAGTCTGCCAATACGGTAATAGCGCAGGTTAACCCTAATATGCCGGTTACCTATGGACAGTCGTTTCTGCACACGAACCAGATTCACCATTTTTGGGAACATGCGGCGCCACTACCGGAGCTGCCGCCGCCAAGCCTGGAAAACAATAAAATCATTGAACGTATAGGCCAGTACATTGCTTTGCTGGTTGAAAATGGCGCGACTCTGCAAATTGGTGTGGGTACCATTTGCGCGGCGGCACTGCGTTACCTGAGCAATCACAAAGATCTTGGCATTCACAGTGAGCTTATCACTGACGATGTTATGCACCTTATGCTCAAAGGGGTCATCAACAATCGTAAAAAAACCTTTCACCCGAACAAAATCGTCACCAGTTTTTGTATGGGTTCTAAAGCTCTGTATGACTTTGTTGATCACAACCCCCACGTTGGTTTTTACCCTAGTGAGTACGTTAACTCACCGGCCAATGTCGCCCGCAACGACAAACTCGTGGCTATTAATAGCGCCATTGAAGTGGACTTAACCGGACAGATTGTTTCCGACTCCATAGGACATCAGTTTTATAGCGGTATTGGCGGGCAAGTTGACTTCAGTCGTGGCGCTTCCTTAAGTAAGGGGGGTAAGCCCGTCATTGCTCTGCCGTCAACCACCGAAGACGGCAAAGTATCGCGCATTGTGCCTTTTATTCGTGAAGGAGCCGGAGTGGTCACCACGCGAGGGCACGTGCATTATGTCGTAACCGAATTTGGGGTGGCGTCGCTGCGCGGAAAAAGTATCCGCGAACGCGCATTAGAGCTGATTCGTGTTGCCCACCCTAAATTCCGTAGCCATCTGTTACAGGAAGTACGCAAACACTACTGGGTGCCCAACTATCAGCAACAAACCCCTGTCGATGTGCCTGAACTTGGTGACATCGGTTTTAAAAAGCTAAAAATTAATAATGAGTCTTTCGACTTAAGACCTCTCTATCCATCAGACGAACGACGATTGCAGGAGTTTTTCTACTCTCATACCAAAGAAACTCTGCAGTTACGATACAACGCAGTGCCCACCAACATGACCCGGGAAAAATCCTGTAACTTGGTCAGCGTTGATCAGTCCAGAGACCTGGCCCTTTGTATTGTTCGCCAGAAGGGCTCAGCGGTTCAAATTCAGGCCGTAGGACGTTACTACTTCATTGAGTCTCAAAATAGCTGTGAAGTGGCTTTTGTTACCCGTGAGAAGTATCAGGGGCGGGGCATGGCGGGCATGTTACTGGATGAAATGATCCGTATTGCCAAAGAGCGCAAGCTGGACAGTATGCAGGCCTATGTTCTGGCAGCTAATAAGCCCATGCTCAGCGTGTTCGAGCGCGGAGGCTTTAAGCGCCTACCCAGTGAAGAGCCCGGAGAAGTGCTGCTAAAACTCGAGCTGAACGAGGACGCAGACTAG
- a CDS encoding histone deacetylase family protein gives MSIVVFSHSDCLEHIPDEQHPECPARIAAINDQLIRSGMDFVLVRKDASDAPLEAIYRAHTKEHVDFVFAQIPEYDHEWIDPDTLITAGSKAAALKAAGAAINAVDDVLTTYNKQAFCAVRPPGHHATRDKAMGFCLFNNVAIAAYHALETHGLERVAIVDFDVHHGNGTEDIVQNDERILFCSSFQQAFYPFTGEDTNADNIHNVPLPAGCKGPQWQEAVSQKWFKALDDFAPQLILISAGFDGHAEDDMSQFLLKEEDYHWISLKLKEIADNHCDGRIVSCLEGGYNLSALGRSVVAHLKGLL, from the coding sequence ATGTCTATCGTTGTTTTTAGTCATTCAGATTGCCTGGAGCATATTCCGGATGAACAACACCCAGAGTGCCCGGCTCGCATAGCGGCCATTAACGACCAATTGATCCGCTCCGGAATGGACTTTGTTCTGGTCAGAAAAGACGCTTCCGACGCGCCACTTGAGGCTATTTACAGAGCCCATACCAAAGAGCATGTCGATTTTGTTTTCGCGCAAATTCCGGAGTACGACCACGAGTGGATTGATCCGGACACCTTAATAACCGCAGGCAGTAAAGCCGCCGCGCTGAAGGCTGCCGGAGCCGCCATCAATGCAGTCGATGATGTACTGACCACTTACAACAAACAGGCCTTTTGTGCCGTGCGCCCGCCCGGACACCACGCCACCCGCGACAAAGCGATGGGCTTCTGCCTGTTCAATAATGTTGCTATTGCCGCTTACCATGCTCTGGAAACGCACGGGCTTGAACGCGTTGCCATTGTCGACTTTGACGTGCACCACGGCAATGGAACAGAAGACATTGTTCAGAACGATGAGCGTATTTTATTTTGTTCGTCTTTTCAGCAGGCGTTTTACCCCTTTACCGGCGAAGACACCAACGCCGACAATATCCACAACGTTCCCTTACCCGCAGGATGCAAAGGCCCACAATGGCAAGAAGCCGTTAGCCAAAAGTGGTTTAAGGCGTTAGATGACTTTGCTCCACAACTCATACTGATTTCTGCAGGGTTTGACGGCCACGCCGAAGACGACATGTCGCAGTTCTTATTGAAAGAAGAAGACTACCACTGGATAAGCCTCAAACTGAAAGAAATTGCCGATAATCATTGCGACGGCCGTATCGTATCTTGCCTGGAAGGCGGGTATAATCTCAGCGCTTTAGGCCGCAGCGTGGTTGCGCATTTAAAAGGCTTGCTCTAA